In Macrobrachium nipponense isolate FS-2020 chromosome 30, ASM1510439v2, whole genome shotgun sequence, a genomic segment contains:
- the LOC135202125 gene encoding uncharacterized protein LOC135202125: MRQKPGESLDEFLRELRKLSKDCNLKAVSADQYREELIQDAFINGLSSAHIRQHLLANMLDLQGAYNQAYSLDLAQRNAEAYTSLNAHTAVTVTPQNPPTSQVLHSTALVNLNSSEEDAMHSSPDASEKSAVATTYNVQKKCYFCGGPYHARSTCPACEATCHKCSRKGHFA; this comes from the coding sequence ATGCGGCAGAAGCCAGGTGAATCACTTGACGAATTCTTGAGAGAACTAAGGAAGTTAAGTAAAGACTGTAATTTAAAAGCTGTCAGTGCTGATCAATATCGTGAGGAATTAATTCAGGATGCCTTCATCAATGGTCTTTCTTCAGCTCACATACGCCAACACCTCCTAGCGAACATGCTTGACTTACAAGGTGCCTACAATCAAGCTTATTCTTTGGACCTTGCACAAAGGAATGCTGAAGCCTACACTTCTCTGAATGCACACACTGCTGTTACTGTTACCCCTCAGAATCCACCGACATCACAAGTTCTTCACTCAACTGCACTGGTAAACCTCAACTCTTCGGAAGAGGATGCCATGCACAGCTCACCTGATGCTTCTGAAAAGTCAGCAGTTGCCACTACCTACAATGTacaaaagaaatgctacttttgCGGAGGACCATATCATGCTAGAAGTACATGCCCAGCATGTGAAGCTACCTGTCATAAATGTTCTAGGAAGGGACATTTTGCTTGA